The Armatimonadota bacterium genome segment ATCATAGAGGTTGCCATCGCCAAGCTGAACGGTGATTGCATCTGACATCGCGATCTGAAATCCGCCATGTGGATATTCAAGGTATCGGAACCGTATCCCGACGATTCGAGGATACAGATCTCCAGGCAGGGGAATGGTCTGAATTGTCGTTCCATTGGCGAGATCCATGGCGTTCGGATCTAAACGTATTGCTCCGATGGCGGAGATGTGAGAGACTGTCCCGGGCGCATCACCAGGCCTCCTAATGAGGCGCCTTGGATCGTCGAACGTTCCGCTGCCATACTGACCGAAATTAAAGCGCCACTCGACGCTGAATCTCACGGCTTCGCGGCTTGTTATGATTCCATCCGAGATTGCGAATACAATCTCGTAAGAACCGGGATACCAGTATTCGACTACCGGAAAGAGTCGATAACGTCGTCCAGTCCTTTTCACTGAGATGCCTTGCTCTGCCGCAGGACTTCCACCTATCAGTACTTCAATGGTCCAATTGTTTCCCTCAGGAATCATCAAATCGCCTTCCACCGGTTGGAAGGCGTCCACATATATCTTTTTCTCTTCACCTTCGTACCGCTGAGATCGCCAGTTAAAAGACAAGTGAATTTGATCCGCCGCGTCGTCTTCGCTTCCAGAGAGAATTGCCTGAGCAGCAAATTCTTGCTCCACAGAATCATGCCCGTTATTGCCCCTCAAAGATCTCGATAAAGGAAGAATGACGGTTAGAGCAACCAGCAGTCCAAGAAGTAGCCGCCAGATCAAGCTCAAATTCGCCCAGACAGAACGCATCCATTCAGGCAATCTGCTAAAAAGCTTTGCCTCCTTCTCTTCTACGGCCTGCGTCAACGTGACCGGCCTTAGTGAGTCGTCCTCGCTTGACCCCGAGCGCGTTCTCTTTTCTCTGTTACGTTTGCTCTTCACTGCCTACTCACTCTACTTTGGGTGTCTTCCTCTCTTGCCAGACACGATCTTTTCTTGGGCACTCACAACTAGCTGCCCCAATTCCGATCACGGCTGAAATCCCCACGGATCGGAAAATCGATAATTCCGCCGAGTTTCGCGAACCAGTGGTTTTCAAATCTACCTGATTCAAAGGGAGCCGGGGTGGGTAGCGACCACCCGGCTTCTTCTCAAGTTCCTTACGCATTCTCATCCGTGTGCAGCGTCTTCTTGTACGCATACACATACGTCGTTGACGCGTCACCACCACCTGCACCGCCCTCAAAACCAAGGTCGATCAGGTGCTGCTCGATGCCCCGCGCAGCAACAGCGCTATCCGTGTTTCGATGAATCCAGAAACCTGTCCCTTTCATGACACGGTGGTCGCTAAAGAGTCGATTGGCCGGATTTCTGGCGATTCCAGCCTACCAATCACGAAGAGCGCCGCCACGATTGGCAACATGGTCCAGAATTTCCTGGAGGATTGTCGATTCTGTTGTAGATAACGTGTTCATATGTCTTACTTTTGCGTCTAGCTTCCATCGTTGCCCAACGAGTATCGTCACAACTAGAACGGCGGGGCTTCGCTCCTGTCGCTCGCGGCTATAGCCGCGTATTCTACTGGTGCCCGTCCCTCTCGCAATAGATGGCGGGCATCCAGTCTTTGAACAGCATCCATGCTGATCGCCTAGTCCAAGCAAATCACCCTTTCAGCGGGTGATTCCGGCAAATGGCAGCCCGTATTTGGCCTGCCATGTTACAAGACGAAAAGGCACGCGGAGAGGATGCCTGCGTATTACTGGAAAGCCTCACAAGTTACCCCCAGTTTTTCCACATTCACGAATCTGCGGCTAACATCGAATCAATCGACAAATGGCGACGCTGGCACATGTTGGGAAAGAACCTGCGAGCAAAGTGGGCCGGAGCGATGCCTTCCATTTTGGTGCGGGTCTCCCGACCTGTGCGCGGCCATTAGATCGTGCGGCGAGGGCCGTCGCCTCTACCGTGCTCCTTCGATCCGCTCAGGATGACGGTTGAGGGAACTTGCAGTGAGCCTTCACATTAACCCCTTGACCCTTCTATTGATGGGTCGCCTGCTGTGGCGTCGCCTAGTAGTTGCTGCACTCAAAGATAGTACTGCGCCCAGGCGGAGAGGACGTGGCCGAGGTAGCGGGCGGTCGGAGCGTCCGACACGATGTGGTCGGCCCGGTCGAGCGAGACGAACGACTTTGGGTGCCGAGCCGCGCCGAAAATATCCGATGCGTTCTCTATCCCGACAACAGTATCGGTCGGCGAGTGGAACACGATTAGCGCCCTGTCGAGCGACGCAATCTTCTCGGCCATCTGGTGCTGGTCGAGGTCCTCGTCGAAAGCGCGGTTGATCCGGAAGCGGCGTCCTGCGACGTCGATCTCTCCGATCCCGGCGTCGTCGAACTCCACGCCGTCGAAGAAGTGCCGCACATGCTTGGAAGAGCACGGCGCAGCAATGGTCGCCACAGCGGTCACGCTCGGAATTTCATGCGCAGCCAGAATTGCGGTCGGCCCGCCAAAGCTATGTCCTATGAGCACGCTCGGCAAACCGTAACGATCCTCCATCTGCCTGGCGACTGCCACGACGTCGGCGACGTTGCCGCTCAGCGTCGTCTCAGCAAAGTCGCCTTGGCTCTTGCCCAGCCCCGGCAGGTCGAACCGAACCAGAGCGATGCCTTCCGCCGCGAGCGCCTTGCCGATGTGAACAGCGATCGGCAGGTCCTTGGTGCAGGTGAAGCAGTGCGAGAAGAGCGCAAAACCCTTCGGCTCGCCCTCGGGCAGGTCGATGGCGGCGGCCAATTCTAAGCCCTGATCGCTCTCAAATACGGTTTTTTCCGTCACGTCCGTCCCAATCCAATCTGATGCTATCCCGTTCCCGTCTTGACTTGCAACGTTTGTCAGCAAGTTCGATGTACGGTAGACTCGACCGCAATCGGCACGGGCTGCAATGCCAGGGCATCAGCTTCAACTGTCCGTTACAGAAGTCTTGCAGCGAGGCATACAGCGATTCCGAGCGCAGCCTAGATCGTTTCCCCATACAAGAACAGATGGACACAGGTCAACCACCGCTTCGCATTTGTGTCGGAGTCATCACTCGGAATCGGCCCGAGATGTTCGTCATGCTCTTGGATTCTCTACGGGATATGACAGGCATTTCGAAGTACGAGATCACGTTTGCCCTCGTCGAGAACAACCCCCGCTCCACGCTCTCTAAAGTCGTCGAAGATTTCAAACGCGAGACGCAACATTCGACGACGGTCTATGAAGTAGAGGAGCGCATCGGAATCCCGATCGCCCGCAACCGCATTCTCAGAATTGCGAAGAGGTTCGATACTGACTTGGTTGCATTCATCGACGACGACGAGACGGTTGATCGTCATTGGCTGCAGAACTTTGTGACCGAAATGCTCGACCGCGACCTCGACCTTGTCGGTGGACCCGTGCGTCTGCACCCTGTCGAGCCCGGTGCGAGCGCAACGCAGAGGGCGATATGGCGCGGTCTGGTGCGCAGGAATCAGAGGATCGAGCGCAAGGCGAGCGCCCTTCAAAGGGCAGGGCGCGATGACGTCGTAACCATCATCACCAGCAACTGGCTGTGCAAGCGCGAGTTTCTTGACGACAGTGGAGTCCGTTTTGATGAGGGACTCGGGTTTTCGGGCGGCTCGGATACATCTTTCTATAGGTCGGCTCGTGCCAGAGGAGCAAGGACTGGCTGGGTAAGCGGAGCGGTCGTCCATGAGTTCATGCCGCTGAGCCGTCTCAACGCGCGATACCAATTCTGCCGAACGCGGGATCAAGCGATGGCTTCCTTCCACAGAAAGTACAAGAGAATCACGCCGACCGTGGTAGCCCGATCAGTCGGATTCTTCGTCGTGAAGGCTGTCGCCGGAGTTGGCCTGCTCCTCGTCGCTCCGCTGAACGGCGGCCGAACGTTAACAGCGGCGATCCGATCGTTCGGGTTTGCGGTCGGCAGAGTTCGCGCCGTATTCGGCCAGCGATCAGAACATTACAAGTCGACGCACGGACACTAGCGCATTCGCTCTGAACCCCTTTACTCGCTGTACGCCCTGGCCAGCCCGATCAGGTCGGTGTAATCCCTCGACGGCTCTGCGCTTCGGCGACGGAGCGAGGCTAGCAGCTGCGACGTGTTGGCTGTAAGCTGAAATACGACCCCCAGAATGAAGGCCGGAAGAACTTCTAGAAATGGTATTCGCCGCAAGCCGACCGATACAAACCTGCCGATGAACTTGCCGTTCAGTTCAAAAACAGCGGCGAACGATCGCCTCAATCGATAGAATCGGCTTGCCGACAGCACGCTGTTGCCCGCGTCCTTATCCTTGCCCAAAAGCCACGCACGTCCTAGAAACTCTGCTATCGTGCCGTACTGTTTGTGGGTCGCAACGGCGTCAGCCTCTTTCAAGATCACCTTCTTGCTCCGACTCAATTCGGAAAGCCAGAGTCGACCTTGGCTTCTGGATGCGTCGAACCGGGGAATTGGCACATCTAGAATCGTCTGTCGCCGCACAGCGAAGTTGTTCGCGAAGAACCGATTATCTGACTTCGATTTTAGGGGATCGGAGGGGTCGTCGGTTGGGAAGAACCACGCCAACTCGCAAGCCCGCTCTACGAGGTTATCGCCCGCGCGCACCTGCGTATTCCCGAAGACCATATCTGCCCTTCCCTCGTGGATCGGCAAGGTCATCTTTGATAACCAACCTTCGGAATAAGTACAGTCGGAGTCCGCGTAGGCGATGATCTCGGAGTCCAGAAAGTACGGCGCCAGCCCTTTCTTTTCGTAGTAGCCGGTGCCAGGCGCAAACAGAAAGGAGACGTGTACGCCCTGGCTCAAACGGTCGTGGATTTTTGCGACATCGCCCCGCAAGTCCGACTCGTTCACGTCTTCGTCGTACACAATCATCAGTTCCACCGGCCTTTGCAGCGGAAGATCGACTTCATCGATCCGCTGGGCCAAGTCGACGAGGAACTCTATCGCCAACTGCCGATCCATGCTCTTTGCGTTCTCCCACTCCAGAACTATCGAAAGGCTAACGGCGTTTGGCATCGGATTCCGATCCTGCTCTTGATTCTATCTCGCATACAAGCTCGGTGCTCTGAAGATCTCGAGCGGTACGCGTGATTTTAGAGAATTTGTCAAGGCTGTGAGAGAGTTCATGGGGCAGATGACAGAGTGAACGCTCACGCCTTTCAACAACACTAAGCAAGTATGAAGGCCCCGATCTTTCCAATTTCACGATTCGTGACAGGATTCTCCGTAGTTCTTGCACTGCTAGCATGGCTCGGATTCGCCGCCGGCTGTGTGCCCCCACTCGATGATGATGAGCCACTGCCGGGATATGTTGTTGGAGGTAAGGGAACGGGTTGGCCCGGCTTTCCAGACTTACCGAGCGAACTAAGGTTTATCGGCGCCTACGACTCACACCCGCGCCGGACGTCAGCATTTGTGATGTTCGAATTCGGCCCTTGTCGCGACGTCGAATGGCTGAACTTCGATGTGAGCGACCGTGCCGATCAGGCTGCACTCGACCTCGAAGATCGCCTGACCGAGGAAGCAGGATGGACGAAGACAGATGGCGATAGGAGCACCTCTTACGACAAGAACTTTTTGTCAGTCACCCTCTACACAAGCGCAGACCTTTCGCGATCTTCGATCACATTCACGGATTACTCCTGCCAATAAGCTCGACCCACTATTCTCTGAACTGGCAGAACTGTAGATGCTTCAGTGCGTTACACTAAATGGTAGGCGCGATGAGAAGCTGGGGTTACAGAAAGTCGCAGGAGGGAAAACGCAGACGTTGGGCGCGCTCGATCGCGTCGCGCTGGGTCGATCCCGATTCGCCGAAAGGCAAGCGCGAGGTCGGCAAGATCACACGTACCCACACGTTTTGCGGGTGCGTCCAGTGTCGATGGCCAAAGCTGAACAACATCCACAGCCAGATGGTGCGAAAACAGCTCGATCGCATGGATGACGAAGCAAGGGAGCTGGACTAGCCCCTCGCACCAAACAATTCCCATCACCAAAACGCCGCTCTGACATATACTTCGGATCAAGGTGGCAGCATCGCTCCTTGTGCCGTGGCTGATCCTCATAGCGGTCTCCGTTCTGGGCGCCATCGCAATTCCTCAGAATTGGCGACGGCGGCTCGCGGCTGTTCCGTTCTCGCTAGGCGTCGTCCTGCTAGCCATCCAGTGGAACGCGCCTGCTGGGATCAAGCTGCTGGCAGCCAGCATGCTCATGCTGCTGCTGGTCAAGGTCGCCGCCTTGTACGCCCGGCGCGGCACGAACGCCGGTGCTTGGCTCTTGCCGTATCTTGCTCCTTGGCCGGGCGTTGACCCAGAGCCGTTCCAGCGAAAGGAATCGTCCAGTGAAGACGAGCCAAAACGGTTTGCGGCCGGATGGGGACGGATGTGGATCGGGGCTGTGCTTTTCTCAGCCGTCGTCTACTTCTCTCCGGCCCTTGCCAGTTGGGCAGTTGGAACCCTCGCCATCCTTGCAGTTCTCGTGATGGTCCACCTCGGTTTTTCCGATATGCTGACAGCGGTCTATCGGCTGTTCGGCTGGAAAGTCGATCCAGCGTTCGACGAACCGTGGAAGGCCAAGTCGCTCCTGGAACTTTGGTCGCGCCGATGGAACAGACCGTTCGTCGAGATGAACCAACTGCTGTTGATTCCTTGGGCGAACCGAGTAATCGGCAGGCGCAGGTCATGGATCATCGCGTTCGTCGCGTCGGGCGTACTGCACGAGATGGCGATCACCTACCCCGCCGGTGGAGGGTACGGGCTTCCTCTCTCGTACTTCCTCATCCAAGCCGCCCTGATCGCGGTGGAGCGGCGGTACTCCATTCGCGGAAGTTGGTGGGCGCTGCTGGCGTTCATCATCCCTGTGCCTCTGCTCTTCCCGCCCGTTTTCTTAGACGGCGTCATTGCTCCCTTAATCCGAACGCTTCACACTATGGCCTCCGACTGGATGTCGTCGCTACAACCGGAGACTCTTGTTGTCGCACTAGGGATCGTGTCACTTGCCCCGGTCATCGCCAGCGCACAGGTGCCGACTAAGCTTCGGTGGCGCGAAGAGTTCGGAAAGCTCACGGGCCTCAACCGGCGCATCGTCTGGGTGTACGGCTCCTACGTCTTGGCGATGATCATCGGGCTGGGCGCATTTCTCGTATTCTTCTCGCAAGAGATTGTGTCGCGTGAAAGGGCTGCGGTTGGCGTCGTAGGATTTGCCGCACTGTTCTGGGCTGGCAGAATCATCGTAGACGCTGTGGCGTTCCGCGAGGAGGATTGGCCCAGCGGACCGGCATTGGCGATCGGTCGCCGCGTGCTGCATACGCTGTTCCTCGTGCTTGCCGGGTTCTACGTGGGCCTTTTCGTTTGGCTTGTGACGTAGATCACATGCCGCGAAGATGGGCCGATTGGTGGACGCGATCTTGAGCAAAGTCCTAAACTGATTGTGCGCCATAGATGACGAACTTTCAGGCTGGGCTGCTCGCTTCGACCCTGGCCGGCCTCGCAACAGGCCTCGGTGCGCTCCCCGCGCTGTTCATACCGAAAGTGTCCGATAAAGTACTGAATACTTTGCTCGGCGGTGCGGCGGGCGTGATGCTCGCCGCGACGTCGTTCTCCCTGATCGTCCCCGGCATCGATCACGGCACACGGATGTGGGGCTCATGGGGCGTCGCTGTCGTCGCCGGTGGCGTTTTGCTCGGAGCGGTCGTCCTCGACCGGATCGACAAGATGGTTCCGCACGAGCACTTCGGCCTCGGTCGCGAAGGCCCTTCGACCAAGATGAAGCGCATCTGGCTGTTCATCATCGCCATCACGATCCACAACTTCCCCGAGGGTCTGGCGGTCGGCGTCGGCTTTGGCAGCGGCGACTTCGGCGCTGGCACGTCGCTCGCCATTGGCATCGGCCTGCAGAACTTGCCCGAGGGTCTGGCCGTCGCGTTCCCCCTGATCGCGCTAGGCTACAGCCGGTGGAAGGCCGTCGGGATCGCGCTTGCGACCGGTCTCGTCGAGCCGGTCGGCGGTCTGCTCGGCGCGGGCTCCGTAACGCTCTTCGAGCCGATGCTCCCCATCGGCCTCGCCTTCGCTGCGGGCGCAATGCTGTTCATCATCTCCGACGAGATCATCCCCGAAACGCACTCTAAGGGCAAGTCCCGCTCCGCGACCTTCGGCGTCATGATCGGGTTCGTGATCATGATGGCGCTGGACAATTTGTTGGGATAGATCACGAGTCGATCAACGCGGCGACTCCGGGCTCGTCGAACAAGAGTTCACCCGTCTCTAGCGAATAGACACGAATCCGTCGCGCGCGGGTCGTAGAGAGTTGCGTGAGTTCATTCTCAGTTCGATACGCCCGAGACGTCCGCTCACCAAGGGTTACCGTCAGATACTCTCCGCGGACTTTCAGAAACGTAACTTGCAAACCTCGGCCCCATGGCTCCAGGTTAAGATCTAACTCGACACGCCTTTCGCCATAGAACGCTTCAATAGTTCCTTCTCCCGATCTCAGTAACCGAACAATCGTTTGGTTACTGGGATCCATAGCGGATCTCCATGTGCTCCAAACGTCCAAGCCAAAGAAGCCTTGTTGAACGGGCACTAGTCCTTCATAGAAACTGTACTCCTCCCAACCCATTGCTGCTGCTCTCTCGACCGCTTGTTCTTCTCGTACGAGATTGCGTTCGCGCACCGCTGCCTCTGTTGCAGTAAGAGCCATCGAACTAAGCGACCAATCCGCAAATTCCGATTTCTCTGCAATGAAGACCTGTAGACCGGCGCGCTGCGGTGGGTCTCGATGCAACCATACATACCAGCGGACAATCGAGTCCTGCATCCAGTTGCCGTTAGCTGGCAGTTCTAATTGCCGAGGATTGACGATCCACGAGAAGACCCGTTCGCCGCTGCGGACGTCTAAGAGCGCGATCACTTCCTGTGGCGGATGATCATAGACTATTCCAGGAAAGCCACTCGCGGCGGTATCGTCAAACTTGTGAACCTCAAGAATTTCACGATTCTTTGAAAAAGTGATCCTTCGCGTTGCCCAGGCGTCGGCCAAGTCTAGCTTCACCGACTCTCTTAGCTTCGAGCCTGTTACAAGGTCGTAGGTCGCGACGCGCA includes the following:
- a CDS encoding alpha/beta hydrolase, with the translated sequence MTEKTVFESDQGLELAAAIDLPEGEPKGFALFSHCFTCTKDLPIAVHIGKALAAEGIALVRFDLPGLGKSQGDFAETTLSGNVADVVAVARQMEDRYGLPSVLIGHSFGGPTAILAAHEIPSVTAVATIAAPCSSKHVRHFFDGVEFDDAGIGEIDVAGRRFRINRAFDEDLDQHQMAEKIASLDRALIVFHSPTDTVVGIENASDIFGAARHPKSFVSLDRADHIVSDAPTARYLGHVLSAWAQYYL
- a CDS encoding glycosyltransferase, whose product is MDTGQPPLRICVGVITRNRPEMFVMLLDSLRDMTGISKYEITFALVENNPRSTLSKVVEDFKRETQHSTTVYEVEERIGIPIARNRILRIAKRFDTDLVAFIDDDETVDRHWLQNFVTEMLDRDLDLVGGPVRLHPVEPGASATQRAIWRGLVRRNQRIERKASALQRAGRDDVVTIITSNWLCKREFLDDSGVRFDEGLGFSGGSDTSFYRSARARGARTGWVSGAVVHEFMPLSRLNARYQFCRTRDQAMASFHRKYKRITPTVVARSVGFFVVKAVAGVGLLLVAPLNGGRTLTAAIRSFGFAVGRVRAVFGQRSEHYKSTHGH
- a CDS encoding glycosyltransferase, translated to MPNAVSLSIVLEWENAKSMDRQLAIEFLVDLAQRIDEVDLPLQRPVELMIVYDEDVNESDLRGDVAKIHDRLSQGVHVSFLFAPGTGYYEKKGLAPYFLDSEIIAYADSDCTYSEGWLSKMTLPIHEGRADMVFGNTQVRAGDNLVERACELAWFFPTDDPSDPLKSKSDNRFFANNFAVRRQTILDVPIPRFDASRSQGRLWLSELSRSKKVILKEADAVATHKQYGTIAEFLGRAWLLGKDKDAGNSVLSASRFYRLRRSFAAVFELNGKFIGRFVSVGLRRIPFLEVLPAFILGVVFQLTANTSQLLASLRRRSAEPSRDYTDLIGLARAYSE
- a CDS encoding ZIP family metal transporter, translated to MTNFQAGLLASTLAGLATGLGALPALFIPKVSDKVLNTLLGGAAGVMLAATSFSLIVPGIDHGTRMWGSWGVAVVAGGVLLGAVVLDRIDKMVPHEHFGLGREGPSTKMKRIWLFIIAITIHNFPEGLAVGVGFGSGDFGAGTSLAIGIGLQNLPEGLAVAFPLIALGYSRWKAVGIALATGLVEPVGGLLGAGSVTLFEPMLPIGLAFAAGAMLFIISDEIIPETHSKGKSRSATFGVMIGFVIMMALDNLLG